CTACCCGTCAAACACCTTGGAAGAACTCGATGCGCTGGCCCGACTCCAGGGAGACGACCGCCTTCTTCCACGGCGACGTCATCCCCTGGGTGCGTCCCATGCGTCGCATCTTTCCGCGCATATGGAGGACGTTGACGGCGCGCACGCGTACCTTGAACACCTCTTCAACGGCGCGCTTGATCTCGATCTTGTTGGCGTCACGCGCGACCTCGAACACGTACTGGCTATTGCCCCCCAGCATCGTGCTCTTCTCGGTGATCACCGGCCGCCGCAACACGTCGTAGGAATCCATCTCTCCCTCGTTCTTCGATCAGGCGACCGCGGATTCGTCGGCCTCGCCGAGCAACAGGCGGGTGACGGGCGCAATCGCATCTCGATACATCACGACGGCGTCCGCCCGCAGGACCTCGAGCACGCTCAACCCATTGGGCAATGCCACGCGGACGCCCGGCAGGT
The genomic region above belongs to Chloroflexota bacterium and contains:
- the rplW gene encoding 50S ribosomal protein L23, giving the protein MDSYDVLRRPVITEKSTMLGGNSQYVFEVARDANKIEIKRAVEEVFKVRVRAVNVLHMRGKMRRMGRTQGMTSPWKKAVVSLESGQRIEFFQGV